DNA from Gephyromycinifex aptenodytis:
CAGGACGATCTCCAGCAGGGCGAAACCGGCGAACGCCGAACGGGAGGCCGGGTCCGCGCCGAGGCGGACAAGGAACCGCCGACGCATCCGCCAACCGGCCAGGCCCAGCAGCACGAAGGCTGCGACCTTGGCCAGCAACACCATTCCGTAGCTGCTGCTCAGATCAGAGAACCCGTTCAGCCGCAGCGAGGCATTGAGCACCCCGGAGACCCCGACCCCGCCGTAGCACCAGGCCGCCAGTACCGAGAAGCGCCGGGTTACCACCGGCAGCGCTTCACCGAGCACGGGACGCAGGATGACCAGGGCGGCCAGCCCGCCCAACCACACCGCCGCTGCAGCCACGTGCACCGCGATCGAGTTCACGGCCGTGTCGTGAGCGGCGGCACCGGCCGCGTGGCCGATGAGAGCCAGCACCAACAACGCGAGGACGCCCAGAGCCGCCATCCAGGTGATCGAGGCCGTCGAGCGGGCTACCGCCGATCCGATGGTGACCACCAGCGCCACCATCGTGCTGATGAGGATGACGCGGAAGTAATCGAAGGCCCACATCACCGAGACCACCTGGGCGCCGAAGCTCGGGTCGCTGACGTGGACCCCGGAGATGTTGGAGACCGAGAGCAACATGAAACTCAGACCCGCGATCACCCACACCGCTCCGGTGAGGGTGGCCAGCCGGGTGGCTCTACGGCGGCGGTGGGTGGAGGTGCGTTCGGGGATCATCGTGCCTGCCAGCAGCAGCAGGCCGATAGTCAGCGAGGCGGAGACGTCGAGCACGGCGCGGGCCACCGGCAGGCCGTAGCGGGCGATCATTCCGCCGTCGGAGAATCCGAGGAGTTGTGCGAACGCTCCGGTGGACAGCGCCCCGATCACCATCGCCACCAGGGCAGCCAGATAGGGGGCAATGAACGCAGCAGAGGGCGGCGCGCCCTTTTCCCTCGCCGCCGGCGAGGAAGTCCGAACCGTCTCCGAGGTGGCCATGTCACCCAGCCTAGATAGGGTGAGGGCATGCCAATGCATCCGGCCGCTCCCGAAGATCTGACTGGCCTCATCGCCGCGTACGCGCACACCGCTCAGGCAGTGATCGATCTTGCCTTCCCTTGCTCGGACGAGGACTTCGACAAGCCCACCGAATGCCCGGGTTGGACGGTCAAGGATCAGCTCTCGCACGTGGTCAGCCTCGAATCTGCCCTGGCCGGACGGCCCGACCCGCAGGTGGAGGTGCCGGACTACCCCCACGTACACAACGACATCGGTCGCACGATGGAGGCCGGCGTCGAGCTGCGCCGCTCGCGACCCGGCAAAGAGATCGTGGCCGAGTTGCAGCACGTGATGGCCCGTCGGCTGGGTCAACTGCGTGACACGGACCTCACCGAGACCACGTTGGTCGACTCGCCCCTGGGCGAGGTGGAGTTCGGCAAACTGCTGCGGATGCGTATCCGGGACCTGTGGTGCCACGAGCAGGACATCCGCGCAGCGCTGGGTCGCCCCGGCGACCTGGACTCCGCCGCTGCGGCCCTCTTCTGCGAGTTCGCCCTCGACCAGCTGCCCAAGGTCGTCGTCAAGCGCGCCGAGGTCGAACCGGGCAAGGTGGTCATGCTCGAGTTGACCGGCCCGGTCGTGGCCCGCACCGGTGTGCGAGTGGCCCAAGAAGCCGACGGCAGCATCAGCGGGCATGTCATGTTCTCCCGCGGCACGGACGAGACCGGTCCGATCCCCGTCATCGGCAAGACGACGAGCATCCAAATGAGCACCGAGGCCTTCACCCGCCGCGCTGCCGGCCGTCGCAGCACCGAGGAACTGCATTACAGCGTGCACGGCGACGAGGCAGTGGCCAAGCGGGTCTTGGACGAACTCACCCTCACCCCCTGATCTAGCCGCTGGATCTCGCTCTCGCGTCCGCATCACTTTCGCGACCGGATCGGGGCCTGGCGACGGCCTCGGCAACGGACGGCGGGCTGAAGTCCGTCGACGCCATTTGCCATGCGCTCTCGGATCGGGACTATCCACCGCTGCGGGAGCGGCGAGCACCTGGGCAGCCGAGGTTGAGCATCCCCATTCAAGCCGCGTTCCGATGCCGGTCGAAGCGCATCGATTCGCAGGCAAGCCCCCCCCCACGACACGCAACGGCGCCACCCGCACGTCGTGCGAGTGGCGCCGCCAGTTGTGCCGCTGACGATCAGCCCCAGATGAGCCCCTTGGCGGGGTCCTCCAGGACTGCGGCGACGTCGGCGATGAACCGACTGCCCAGATCGCCGTCCACCAGGCGGTGGTCGAAACTCAACCCGAGCTGGGTGACCCAGCGCGGCTGGATCGTCTCGGTGCCATCGGCCGCGGTGACGACCCACGGCATCCGGCGCACCGCGCCGAAGCAGAGGATGGCTGCCTCACCGGGGTTGATGATCGGCGTACCGGTGTCGACACCGAAGACCCCGACGTTGGTGATGGTGATGCTCCCACCGGACATGTCGCCCGGTTGGGTCCGACCCGCGCGGGCCGTCTCCACCAGCGAACCCATCGCCTCAGCGAGCTGACGCAGGTTCATCGCGTCAGCGTCCTTGATGTTCGGCACGATGAGGCCGCGTGGGGTAGCGGCGGCGATGCCCAGGTTGACGTAGTTCTTCTGGACGATCTCTTGGCTCGCCTCGTCCCAGGTGGCGTTGATCCCCGGGTTGCGTTTGCAGGCCAGCAGCACCGCCTTGGCCACCACCAACAGTGGGGTCACCTTGACGTCGCGGAACTCCCGGTCGGTTTTGAGCCGCTCGATGAGTTCCATCGTCGCCGAGATATCCAAGGTGATGAACTCGGTGACGTGCGGTGCGGTGAACGCGCTCGCACTCATGGCCTGCGCCGTCATCTTGCGCACCCCCTTGATCGGGATGCGCGTCTCCCGCTCCCCTGCCCGGGGAGCTGCTGCGCCAGCAGCCGGGGCAGCGGCCACGGGTGGCTGCTGCTCGTTCTGGGCAGGGCTTTCACCTGCACCGGAGAGGAAGGCTTCGACGTCGGCGCGGGTGATGATGCCGTTTTTACCGGTCCCTGGCACCTGTGCCAGGTCGATGCCGTTGTCTTTGGCGAACTTACGAACCGGAGGCTTGGCCAACGGCCGCCCAGCCGTGGGCGATGCCGGTGCCGGTTCAGCCGTGGGCGCAGGCGCCGGCGTGGGTGCCGGCTCAGTTTTCGGCGCGGCAGGTTCCGCCGAGGCCGCAGGCGCTGGGGCTGCGCGGCGGCGACGCCGCGACGTGGAACCGGCAATCTCGCCGTAGCCGACGAGGTTCGGTTCCCGCTTGGCGGCAGGCTCGTCCGGTTCGGCTGCCTGGGCCGGCGCAGCCGCCCCAGCTACCGCGACGGCGATGATCGGGGTACCGATCTCGACCTCGACGCCCTCCTCCACAAGCAGCTCGGTGACAGTGCCTTCCCACGGGATAGGCAGCTCCACCAGCGACTTACTCGTCTCGATCTCGACAACGATCTGGTTGACCTTCACCGCATCACCGGGTGCGACCTTCCAGGCGATGATCGTGGCCTCGGTCAGGCCCTCCCCCGGGTCCGGGAGCAGGAACCGTTGCACTCCGGCGGCGCTGCCGGGTGAATCCACAACTCGGGATTCCGAAC
Protein-coding regions in this window:
- a CDS encoding maleylpyruvate isomerase family mycothiol-dependent enzyme — protein: MPMHPAAPEDLTGLIAAYAHTAQAVIDLAFPCSDEDFDKPTECPGWTVKDQLSHVVSLESALAGRPDPQVEVPDYPHVHNDIGRTMEAGVELRRSRPGKEIVAELQHVMARRLGQLRDTDLTETTLVDSPLGEVEFGKLLRMRIRDLWCHEQDIRAALGRPGDLDSAAAALFCEFALDQLPKVVVKRAEVEPGKVVMLELTGPVVARTGVRVAQEADGSISGHVMFSRGTDETGPIPVIGKTTSIQMSTEAFTRRAAGRRSTEELHYSVHGDEAVAKRVLDELTLTP
- a CDS encoding 2-oxo acid dehydrogenase subunit E2 — encoded protein: MGVKRFNLPDPGEGLTEAEIISWRVKPGDTVKVNQIVVEIETSKSLVELPIPWEGTVTELLVAEGTEVEIGTPIIAVEVAGAADDPISGDPNAGATPEAAVAGLMAGAADDGAEVPGSESRVVDSPGSAAGVQRFLLPDPGEGLTEATIIAWKVAPGDAVKVNQIVVEIETSKSLVELPIPWEGTVTELLVEEGVEVEIGTPIIAVAVAGAAAPAQAAEPDEPAAKREPNLVGYGEIAGSTSRRRRRAAPAPAASAEPAAPKTEPAPTPAPAPTAEPAPASPTAGRPLAKPPVRKFAKDNGIDLAQVPGTGKNGIITRADVEAFLSGAGESPAQNEQQPPVAAAPAAGAAAPRAGERETRIPIKGVRKMTAQAMSASAFTAPHVTEFITLDISATMELIERLKTDREFRDVKVTPLLVVAKAVLLACKRNPGINATWDEASQEIVQKNYVNLGIAAATPRGLIVPNIKDADAMNLRQLAEAMGSLVETARAGRTQPGDMSGGSITITNVGVFGVDTGTPIINPGEAAILCFGAVRRMPWVVTAADGTETIQPRWVTQLGLSFDHRLVDGDLGSRFIADVAAVLEDPAKGLIWG